A portion of the Cryptomeria japonica chromosome 5, Sugi_1.0, whole genome shotgun sequence genome contains these proteins:
- the LOC131043966 gene encoding 36.4 kDa proline-rich protein-like, with translation MRNGAVLVALGMICLAMSITSRVEARHYQSTPSSSSSSSSSSSSSSSSSGGNSSSCPLNALKLGACVDVLGGLVNATIGDSAVNKCCPLLQGVLEIEAALCLCTTIRAKVLNLNIILPIALELFVQCGLTPPPGFKCPPLS, from the coding sequence ATGAGAAACGGTGCAGTATTGGTTGCATTGGGTATGATCTGTTTGGCGATGAGCATCACTTCTCGAGTTGAAGCACGCCATTACCAGTCAACTCCCTCgtcgtcttcttcttcttcttcttcttcttcatcatcatcttcatcaagcgGGGGAAATTCATCAAGCTGTCCGCTAAATGCATTGAAATTAGGAGCGTGTGTGGACGTGCTTGGAGGGCTGGTAAATGCCACCATTGGAGATTCCGCTGTGAACAAGTGCTGCCCTCTTTTGCAAGGCGTTTTGGAAATTGAGGCAGCACTGTGTCTGTGTACAACAATTAGGGCAAAGGTTCTGAACCTGAACATCATCCTTCCCATCGCTCTTGAGCTCTTCGTTCAATGTGGCCTTACCCCTCCTCCTGGATTCAAATGTCCACCCCTTAGTTAA
- the LOC131043953 gene encoding 36.4 kDa proline-rich protein-like, protein MRNGAVLVALGMICLASIVEARHYQSSPSSSSSPSSSSSSSSNGGNSSSCPLNALKLGACVDVLGGLVNATIGDPAVNKCCPVLQGVLEIEAALCLCTTIRAKVLNLNIILPIALELFVQCGLTPPPGFKCPPLN, encoded by the coding sequence ATGAGAAATGGTGCAGTATTGGTTGCACTGGGTATGATCTGTTTGGCTTCGATAGTTGAAGCACGCCATTACCAGTCATCTCCCTCGTCTTCTtcatcaccatcttcttcttcttcatcttcatcaaatgggGGAAATTCATCAAGCTGTCCGCTAAATGCATTGAAATTAGGAGCGTGTGTGGACGTGCTTGGAGGGCTGGTCAATGCCACCATTGGAGATCCCGCTGTGAACAAGTGCTGCCCTGTTCTGCAAGGCGTTTTGGAAATAGAGGCAGCACTGTGTCTGTGTACAACAATTAGGGCGAAGGTTCTGAACCTGAACATCATCCTTCCCATCGCTCTTGAGCTCTTTGTTCAGTGTGGCCTCACCCCTCCTCCTGGATTCAAATGCCCACCTCTTAATTAA